One window of the Labeo rohita strain BAU-BD-2019 chromosome 9, IGBB_LRoh.1.0, whole genome shotgun sequence genome contains the following:
- the lrrfip1a gene encoding uncharacterized protein lrrfip1a isoform X14, whose product MGSQGPGRKRTPSKNGLTAEEDALNVIAKEAEARLAAKRAARAEAREIRMRELERQQKEIYQVQKKYYGLDNLDNKWGDIEQWMEDSERYTRVSRRHASASDDEERMSVGSRSNIRLDLDAAGAYGGLPQSSSYQSHKKSKKKKKHSSKTSNGCDDDLSTLSSRSSRLSDDSKMSRSSKLDRQSTAYYSSELYSSSSHSSKHQAPSYNGYQLSLLHSRKHRGSIYEDGLYSGSRRSSARASSEYSGFLGSSSRTSSRANSACGSPVEDCSSSVASFMRSTASISGLSRDLDRVVIPDLPNVNGRLSMADDRLERDYLEKGSSRASTISGSTLTSLGGTSSRRGSGDTSISADTEASIREIKDSLLEVEEKYRKAMVSNAQLDNEKTNMMYEVDTLKDSLMELEEMLFETRRELEEKCKDLEREKYAHSILQFQFNELKETLKQSEELLTKHGIVLGPDLTTNGETGEEVGKADENSQTASAEIREGSSVLGTHQLKECKDQQQKDLDDGVPENQQISQAQISSTNTPLEAHENRNLEDQVNHGVEELENKSEEPSSSVGDDELTATRPTEEIKSEEHTPEESKDNTVELECNVHKDEHLEMDQQESECVKPSQVTKDETPLKSVSGLVRDETDKPDDMVDDKLKEEPIESSETEKPAKTQGASASNKKKKKKKKNKHKHKQCDKQESDTKIDDKNETICSEDNLNQKTEGDLEVHHQEPLENDITETTVNTDVPHDDKSTIELNIIDTSTNINADDVQDKILLVTDEVPSKTILTSDCPASSNDVLSGDLSSSIISNPANIIDEHTEDSTNPDSEAVIFSCGLVSSETETSLPHEPSAQSVDAVEVGVEFMSSSENVEKSSSVDIKEVKSHLSCEVEEQEEKLKNTDLDGTTDPEDQDDSAHPSFPAMENVESEAERVIQEQPIDQPMESQLQEDIGAEFNQKEVESQDELDKENFEVPAEKAFDTQDSTGAELDQEEVERLDELDKENLKVPTETEFDTQDSTGAELDQEEVERLDELDKENLKVPTETEFDTQDSTGAELGQEEVDTQDELEKENLKVPTETEFDTQDSTGAELGQEEVETQDERDKENHKVPTEKVVNTQDSIGAEMDQEEGERLDELDKENLKVPTETEFDTQDSTGAELGQEEVERLDELDKENLKVPTETEFDSQDRIGAELDQEEVDTQDELEKENLKVPTEKVFDGGHVDNTSLIETQGQVVLEEHLPPSEAIQELVGESEASDQEAKVEKDEEERSIQNQVTPEVQLPQGEEDLLVKSDVAAQELKEEDEEDEDEGESFDFDETDLEASSDAPLKNVLDQPNEEVGNVQEASHEYQSNVTDEDQTQENEHLEISDQESKPKEQKDDGQDTEKPQITTDVAGCVTEDSQINKVVRPNDQQHDTSGNKVDACEEHHQASEGVNLISEMEKRDAGQEINSSIHHERKTSNISGGQEVEKETAQSNKEDERKESKKSGKGKGKGKGKEDCKMS is encoded by the exons gAGGACAGTGAGCGATATACACGTGTCTCACGGAGACATGCTTCG GCATCAGATGATGAAGAACGGATGTCAGTGGGGAGCAGGAGCAACATACGG TTGGATTTGGATGCTGCGGGTGCTTACGGCGGG CTTCCCCAGTCCTCCTCCTATCAGTCACATAAGAAGTccaagaaaaagaagaaacattCTTCCAAAACC AGCAATGGCTGTGACGATGATCTCAGCACATTGTCTAGTCGG AGCTCCAGACTTAGTGATGACAGCAAAATGTCTCGCTCCTCTAAACTTGATCGGCAGTCG ACTGCCTACTATTCATCTGAGCTGTACAGCAGCAGTAGTCATTCTTCTAAACATCAAGCCCCTTCCTACAATGGCTACCAG CTATCTTTGCTGCACAGCAGGAAGCACAGG GGGTCTATATATGAGGACGGTCTCTACAGTGGTTCTCGTCGCTCCAGTGCTCGTGCT TCCTCTGAATACAGTGGTTTCCTGGGCTCCAGCTCTAGGACTTCGTCCAGAGCAAATTCTGCGTGTGGCAGTCCGGTG GAGGACTGCAGCAGCTCAGTGGCTAGTTTTATGCGCAGCACAGCTAGTATCAGTGGCCTCTCTAGAGACCTTGACCGTGTGGTCATTCCTGACCTGCCAAATGTTAATGGGAGGCTGTCTATG GCTGATGACAGGTTAGAGCGAGACTACTTGGAAaag GGCTCTTCACGAGCATCGACTATTTCTGGCTCCACTCTTACTTCTCTGGGTGGGACATCCTCAAGGAGAGGAAGTGGCGATACATCCATCTCTGCTGATACAGAAGCGTCCATAAGGGAAATAAAG GATTCCCTTTTGGAAGTGGAAGAGAAATATCGTAAGGCCATGGTCTCCAACGCACAGCTGGACAATGAGAAGACCAATATGATGTATGAAGTCGACACTTTGAAAGACTCTTTAATGGAACTGGAGGAGATGCTCTTTGAAACACGCCGTGAGCTCGAGGAAAAGTGTAAG GACCTTGAACGAGAGAAGTATGCTCATAGTATACTGCAGTTTCAGTTCAATGAATTGAAGGAGACACTGAAACAGAGTGAAGAACTGCTCACT AAACATGGCATTGTCCTTGGACCCGACTTGACCACCAATGGAGAAACGGGGGAAGAAGTCGGAAAGGCTGATGAGAATTCTCAAACAGCATCAGCTGAAATCCGAGAGGGCAGTAGCGTACTAG GCACTCATCAGTTGAAGGAGTGTAAAGACCAGCAACAAAAAGATTTGGATGACGGGGTGCCAGAGAATCAGCAGATTTCACAAGCTCAGATCAGTTCTACAAACACGCCTCTAGAAGCTCATGAGAATAGAAACCTTGAGGACCAAGTGAATCATGGTGTAGAGGAGCTTGAGAAtaaatctgaagaaccttcaaGTTCTGTTGGTGATGATGAACTCACTGCAACAAGACCCACGGAGGAGATCAAATCTGAGGAACATACACCAGAAGAGTCAAAAGATAATACTGTGGAATTAGAGTGCAACGTTCACAAGGATGAACATTTGGAGATGGATCAACAAGAGAGTGAATGTGTCAAACCAAGTCAGGTCACCAAAGACGAAACTCCTTTAAAGTCAGTCTCAGGTTTGGTTCGTGATGAAACTGATAAACCTGATGATATGGTTGATGATAAACTCAAAGAGGAACCTATAGAATCATCTGAAACAGAGAAGCCAGCCAAAACCCAAGGTGCCAGTGCTtcaaataaaaagaagaaaaagaagaagaaaaacaagcaTAAACACAAACAGTGTGACAAGCAAGAGAGTGACACAAAGATAGATGACAAGAATGAAACCATTTGTAGTGAAGACAATCTAAACCAAAAAACAGAAGGTGATCTAGAAGTACACCATCAGGAGCCCTTAGAGAATGATATAACTGAAACGACAGTGAATACAGATGTCCCACATGATGATAAAAGTACCATTGAATTGAACATTATTGACACAAGCACAAATATAAATGCTGATGATGTTCAAGATAAAATTCTGTTAGTTACAGATGAAGTTCCATCTAAAACAATCTTAACTTCTGATTGCCCTGCATCTAGCAATGACGTCCTTTCAGGTGATCTGTCCAGCAGTATTATCTCTAACCCAGCAAACATAATTGATGAACACACTGAGGATTCAACCAATCCTGATTCCGAAGCTGTAATCTTTAGCTGTGGGCTTGTATCTTCAGAAACGGAGACTTCCCTGCCTCATGAACCTTCTGCTCAGTCCGTGGATGCCGTTGAAGTGGGTGTTGAGTTCATGAGCAGCTCTGAGAACGTTGAGAAATCTTCATCAGTAGACATCAAGGAAGTGAAGAGTCATCTAAGCTGTGAAGTAGAAGAACAGGAGGAAAAGCTCAAGAATACTGATCTAGATGGGACCACTGACCCTGAAGATCAAGATGACTCTGCTCATCCCTCTTTCCCTGCAATGGAGAACGTGGAAAGTGAAGCTGAAAGGGTAATCCAGGAACAACCTATTGATCAGCCAATGGAAAGCCAACTTCAAGAAGATATTGGAGCAGAATTTAACCAGAAAGAGGTTGAGAGTCAAGATGAACTGGATAAAGAAAACTTTGAAGTGCCTGCTGAAAAAGCGTTTGATACTCAAGACAGTACTGGAGCAGAATTGGACCAGGAAGAGGTTGAGAGACTAGATGAACTGGATAAAGAAAACCTTAAAGTGCCTACTGAAACAGAGTTTGATACTCAAGACAGTACCGGAGCAGAATTGGACCAGGAAGAGGTTGAGAGACTAGATGAACTGGATAAAGAAAACCTTAAAGTGCCTACTGAAACAGAGTTTGATACTCAAGACAGTACTGGAGCAGAATTGGGCCAGGAGGAGGTTGATACACAAGATGAACTAGAAAAAGAAAACCTTAAAGTGCCTACTGAAACAGAGTTTGATACTCAAGACAGTACTGGAGCAGAATTGGGCCAGGAAGAGGTTGAGACACAAGATGAACGGGATAAAGAAAATCATAAAGTGCCTACTGAAAAGGTGGTCAATACTCAAGACAGTATTGGAGCAGAAATGGACCAAGAGGAGGGTGAGAGACTAGATGAACTGGATAAAGAAAACCTTAAGGTGCCTACTGAAACAGAGTTTGATACTCAAGACAGTACTGGAGCAGAATTGGGCCAGGAAGAGGTTGAGAGACTAGATGAACTGGATAAAGAAAACCTTAAGGTGCCTACTGAAACAGAGTTTGATAGTCAAGACCGTATTGGAGCAGAATTGGACCAGGAGGAGGTTGATACACAAGATGAACTAGAAAAAGAAAACCTTAAAGTGCCTACTGAAAAAGTGTTTGATGGAGGCCATGTTGACAACACTTCTTTAATTGAAACCCAGGGTCAGGTTGTGCTTGAGGAGCACTTGCCTCCCAGTGAAGCAATTCAGGAATTAGTTGGAGAGTCAGAAGCTTCTGACCAAGAAGCCAAGGTAGAAAAAGATGAGGAGGAAAGGTCAATCCAAAATCAGGTTACGCCTGAAGTGCAACTGCCTCAGGGTGAAGAAGACCTTCTGGTAAAGTCAGATGTGGCTGCTCAAGAGCTCAAGGAAGAAGATgaggaagatgaagatgaaggagaatcatttgattttgatgaAACAGATCTCGAAGCATCATCAGATGCCCCTCTAAAAAACGTTCTAGATCAGCCAAATGAGGAAGTTGGAAATGTTCAAGAAGCAAGCCATGAATACCAAAGCAATGTCACTGATGAGGACCAAACTCAAGAAAATGAACATCTAGAAATTTCAGATCAGGAATCAAAACCAAAGGAGCAGAAAGATGATGGACAAGACACAGAAAAACCACAAATAACAACAGATGTAGCAGGATGTGTGACAGAGGACAGCCAAATCAACAAAGTCGTCAGACCTAATGATCAGCAACATGATACTTCTGGAAATAAAGTAGATGCATGTGAGGAGCATCACCAGGCATCAGAAGGAGTTAATCTGATCTCAGAGATGGAGAAAAGAGATGCTGGCCAAGAGATCAATAGTTCCATTCAccacgaaagaaagacatcaaacATTTCAGGAGGTCAGGAAGTTGAGAAGGAAACTGCACAAAGCAACAAGGAAGATGAAAGAAAAGAATCTAAGAAAAGTGGAAAAGGGAAAGGGAAGGGCAAGGGGAAAGAAGAttgtaaaatgtcttaa
- the lrrfip1a gene encoding uncharacterized protein lrrfip1a isoform X23, producing the protein MGSQGPGRKRTPSKNGLTAEEDALNVIAKEAEARLAAKRAARAEAREIRMRELERQQKEIYQVQKKYYGLDNLDNKWGDIEQWMEDSERYTRVSRRHASASDDEERMSVGSRSNIRLDLDAAGAYGGLPQSSSYQSHKKSKKKKKHSSKTSNGCDDDLSTLSSRSSRLSDDSKMSRSSKLDRQSTAYYSSELYSSSSHSSKHQAPSYNGYQLSLLHSRKHRGSIYEDGLYSGSRRSSARASSEYSGFLGSSSRTSSRANSACGSPVEDCSSSVASFMRSTASISGLSRDLDRVVIPDLPNVNGRLSMADDRLERDYLEKGSSRASTISGSTLTSLGGTSSRRGSGDTSISADTEASIREIKEIHELKDQIQDVEAKHMQNLKELKDSLLEVEEKYRKAMVSNAQLDNEKTNMMYEVDTLKDSLMELEEMLFETRRELEEKCKDLEREKYAHSILQFQFNELKETLKQSEELLTEIRQLRLKQDGYVREISDLQETIEWKNKKIGALERQKEFSDAIRNERDELRDEVVQLKDVLKKHGIVLGPDLTTNGETGEEVGKADENSQTASAEIREGSSVLGTHQLKECKDQQQKDLDDGVPENQQISQAQISSTNTPLEAHENRNLEDQVNHGVEELENKSEEPSSSVGDDELTATRPTEEIKSEEHTPEESKDNTVELECNVHKDEHLEMDQQESECVKPSQVTKDETPLKSVSGLVRDETDKPDDMVDDKLKEEPIESSETEKPAKTQGASASNKKKKKKKKNKHKHKQCDKQESDTKIDDKNETICSEDNLNQKTEGDLEVHHQEPLENDITETTVNTDVPHDDKSTIELNIIDTSTNINADDVQDKILLVTDEVPSKTILTSDCPASSNDVLSGDLSSSIISNPANIIDEHTEDSTNPDSEAVIFSCGLVSSETETSLPHEPSAQSVDAVEVGVEFMSSSENVEKSSSVDIKEVKSHLSCEVEEQEEKLKNTDLDGTTDPEDQDDSAHPSFPAMENVESEAERVIQEQPIDQPMESQLQEDIGAEFNQKEVESQDELDKENFEVPAEKAFDTQDSTGAELDQEEVERLDELDKENLKVPTETEFDTQDSTGAELGQEEVERLDELDKENLKVPTETEFDSQDRIGAELDQEEVDTQDELEKENLKVPTEKVFDGGHVDNTSLIETQGQVVLEEHLPPSEAIQELVGESEASDQEAKVEKDEEERSIQNQVTPEVQLPQGEEDLLVKSDVAAQELKEEDEEDEDEGESFDFDETDLEASSDAPLKNVLDQPNEEVGNVQEASHEYQSNVTDEDQTQENEHLEISDQESKPKEQKDDGQDTEKPQITTDVAGCVTEDSQINKVVRPNDQQHDTSGNKVDACEEHHQASEGVNLISEMEKRDAGQEINSSIHHERKTSNISGGQEVEKETAQSNKEDERKESKKSGKGKGKGKGKEDCKMS; encoded by the exons gAGGACAGTGAGCGATATACACGTGTCTCACGGAGACATGCTTCG GCATCAGATGATGAAGAACGGATGTCAGTGGGGAGCAGGAGCAACATACGG TTGGATTTGGATGCTGCGGGTGCTTACGGCGGG CTTCCCCAGTCCTCCTCCTATCAGTCACATAAGAAGTccaagaaaaagaagaaacattCTTCCAAAACC AGCAATGGCTGTGACGATGATCTCAGCACATTGTCTAGTCGG AGCTCCAGACTTAGTGATGACAGCAAAATGTCTCGCTCCTCTAAACTTGATCGGCAGTCG ACTGCCTACTATTCATCTGAGCTGTACAGCAGCAGTAGTCATTCTTCTAAACATCAAGCCCCTTCCTACAATGGCTACCAG CTATCTTTGCTGCACAGCAGGAAGCACAGG GGGTCTATATATGAGGACGGTCTCTACAGTGGTTCTCGTCGCTCCAGTGCTCGTGCT TCCTCTGAATACAGTGGTTTCCTGGGCTCCAGCTCTAGGACTTCGTCCAGAGCAAATTCTGCGTGTGGCAGTCCGGTG GAGGACTGCAGCAGCTCAGTGGCTAGTTTTATGCGCAGCACAGCTAGTATCAGTGGCCTCTCTAGAGACCTTGACCGTGTGGTCATTCCTGACCTGCCAAATGTTAATGGGAGGCTGTCTATG GCTGATGACAGGTTAGAGCGAGACTACTTGGAAaag GGCTCTTCACGAGCATCGACTATTTCTGGCTCCACTCTTACTTCTCTGGGTGGGACATCCTCAAGGAGAGGAAGTGGCGATACATCCATCTCTGCTGATACAGAAGCGTCCATAAGGGAAATAAAG GAGATCCATGAGCTTAAGGATCAGATTCAAGATGTGGAGGCGAAGCACATGCAGAACCTCAAAGAGCTCAAG GATTCCCTTTTGGAAGTGGAAGAGAAATATCGTAAGGCCATGGTCTCCAACGCACAGCTGGACAATGAGAAGACCAATATGATGTATGAAGTCGACACTTTGAAAGACTCTTTAATGGAACTGGAGGAGATGCTCTTTGAAACACGCCGTGAGCTCGAGGAAAAGTGTAAG GACCTTGAACGAGAGAAGTATGCTCATAGTATACTGCAGTTTCAGTTCAATGAATTGAAGGAGACACTGAAACAGAGTGAAGAACTGCTCACT GAGATCCGCCAATTACGACTCAAGCAAGACGGCTATGTTAGGGAGATTTCTGACCTCCAGGAAACTATTGAGtggaagaataaaaaaattggg GCATTAGAGAGGCAGAAGGAATTTTCTGATGCCATTCGAAATGAGCGGGATGAGCTTAGAGATGAGGTTGTTCAGctcaaagatgttttgaag AAACATGGCATTGTCCTTGGACCCGACTTGACCACCAATGGAGAAACGGGGGAAGAAGTCGGAAAGGCTGATGAGAATTCTCAAACAGCATCAGCTGAAATCCGAGAGGGCAGTAGCGTACTAG GCACTCATCAGTTGAAGGAGTGTAAAGACCAGCAACAAAAAGATTTGGATGACGGGGTGCCAGAGAATCAGCAGATTTCACAAGCTCAGATCAGTTCTACAAACACGCCTCTAGAAGCTCATGAGAATAGAAACCTTGAGGACCAAGTGAATCATGGTGTAGAGGAGCTTGAGAAtaaatctgaagaaccttcaaGTTCTGTTGGTGATGATGAACTCACTGCAACAAGACCCACGGAGGAGATCAAATCTGAGGAACATACACCAGAAGAGTCAAAAGATAATACTGTGGAATTAGAGTGCAACGTTCACAAGGATGAACATTTGGAGATGGATCAACAAGAGAGTGAATGTGTCAAACCAAGTCAGGTCACCAAAGACGAAACTCCTTTAAAGTCAGTCTCAGGTTTGGTTCGTGATGAAACTGATAAACCTGATGATATGGTTGATGATAAACTCAAAGAGGAACCTATAGAATCATCTGAAACAGAGAAGCCAGCCAAAACCCAAGGTGCCAGTGCTtcaaataaaaagaagaaaaagaagaagaaaaacaagcaTAAACACAAACAGTGTGACAAGCAAGAGAGTGACACAAAGATAGATGACAAGAATGAAACCATTTGTAGTGAAGACAATCTAAACCAAAAAACAGAAGGTGATCTAGAAGTACACCATCAGGAGCCCTTAGAGAATGATATAACTGAAACGACAGTGAATACAGATGTCCCACATGATGATAAAAGTACCATTGAATTGAACATTATTGACACAAGCACAAATATAAATGCTGATGATGTTCAAGATAAAATTCTGTTAGTTACAGATGAAGTTCCATCTAAAACAATCTTAACTTCTGATTGCCCTGCATCTAGCAATGACGTCCTTTCAGGTGATCTGTCCAGCAGTATTATCTCTAACCCAGCAAACATAATTGATGAACACACTGAGGATTCAACCAATCCTGATTCCGAAGCTGTAATCTTTAGCTGTGGGCTTGTATCTTCAGAAACGGAGACTTCCCTGCCTCATGAACCTTCTGCTCAGTCCGTGGATGCCGTTGAAGTGGGTGTTGAGTTCATGAGCAGCTCTGAGAACGTTGAGAAATCTTCATCAGTAGACATCAAGGAAGTGAAGAGTCATCTAAGCTGTGAAGTAGAAGAACAGGAGGAAAAGCTCAAGAATACTGATCTAGATGGGACCACTGACCCTGAAGATCAAGATGACTCTGCTCATCCCTCTTTCCCTGCAATGGAGAACGTGGAAAGTGAAGCTGAAAGGGTAATCCAGGAACAACCTATTGATCAGCCAATGGAAAGCCAACTTCAAGAAGATATTGGAGCAGAATTTAACCAGAAAGAGGTTGAGAGTCAAGATGAACTGGATAAAGAAAACTTTGAAGTGCCTGCTGAAAAAGCGTTTGATACTCAAGACAGTACTGGAGCAGAATTGGACCAGGAAGAGGTTGAGAGACTAGATGAACTGGATAAAGAAAACCTTAAA GTGCCTACTGAAACAGAGTTTGATACTCAAGACAGTACTGGAGCAGAATTGGGCCAGGAAGAGGTTGAGAGACTAGATGAACTGGATAAAGAAAACCTTAAGGTGCCTACTGAAACAGAGTTTGATAGTCAAGACCGTATTGGAGCAGAATTGGACCAGGAGGAGGTTGATACACAAGATGAACTAGAAAAAGAAAACCTTAAAGTGCCTACTGAAAAAGTGTTTGATGGAGGCCATGTTGACAACACTTCTTTAATTGAAACCCAGGGTCAGGTTGTGCTTGAGGAGCACTTGCCTCCCAGTGAAGCAATTCAGGAATTAGTTGGAGAGTCAGAAGCTTCTGACCAAGAAGCCAAGGTAGAAAAAGATGAGGAGGAAAGGTCAATCCAAAATCAGGTTACGCCTGAAGTGCAACTGCCTCAGGGTGAAGAAGACCTTCTGGTAAAGTCAGATGTGGCTGCTCAAGAGCTCAAGGAAGAAGATgaggaagatgaagatgaaggagaatcatttgattttgatgaAACAGATCTCGAAGCATCATCAGATGCCCCTCTAAAAAACGTTCTAGATCAGCCAAATGAGGAAGTTGGAAATGTTCAAGAAGCAAGCCATGAATACCAAAGCAATGTCACTGATGAGGACCAAACTCAAGAAAATGAACATCTAGAAATTTCAGATCAGGAATCAAAACCAAAGGAGCAGAAAGATGATGGACAAGACACAGAAAAACCACAAATAACAACAGATGTAGCAGGATGTGTGACAGAGGACAGCCAAATCAACAAAGTCGTCAGACCTAATGATCAGCAACATGATACTTCTGGAAATAAAGTAGATGCATGTGAGGAGCATCACCAGGCATCAGAAGGAGTTAATCTGATCTCAGAGATGGAGAAAAGAGATGCTGGCCAAGAGATCAATAGTTCCATTCAccacgaaagaaagacatcaaacATTTCAGGAGGTCAGGAAGTTGAGAAGGAAACTGCACAAAGCAACAAGGAAGATGAAAGAAAAGAATCTAAGAAAAGTGGAAAAGGGAAAGGGAAGGGCAAGGGGAAAGAAGAttgtaaaatgtcttaa